The genomic window AAAATAATGATCCCTATCGAAATTGCTGTGCCAGTGAGCATTCCATGAAGAACACCACTCTGTTTAATTGAAAGTTCCATTGTTAACTTCTAGTTCGTATGCATATTGGTGTCAACTCAATATATCTAGGATTCATGGCCCTGACCTGAAGAAATCATATAAAGCTAATTCTTCAGGAGTAATTGAGAATCATCAGAATACGCACTCAAACTTGGCCCGAAGGTCGAAGTTGGATATTTTTAAAACGATCAATGAGTAAGAGGGAATCTGTTGGTATTTGGAATAAGATTTAATCAATAATAGAATACTCATGTCCTAGATGTTTTACCAAAGAGCAGCAGGATGCTGGCTCGATTAAAGTCCAGGCCAGGTTTTTGTGACAGCCCTGGTCTTATTCTTTTAAAAGTTTTAACCTTTTAAGTGTTTGAAGCCTGGAGTTTCGTTTCTTGCTAGAGCTGAAGCTGGCTTTAGAGACTTGCTTTTCTTAGTTAAGGGGTTACATTTCTCTGCTCACTCTTGCGTAGAGGAGATTCCATGCTTGACGGCTGGTGATAATTAACTTCTGATAATCATTACCGTTTGTTCTCTTCTCTTGATTTCTAGGTTTAAGAAGAAGGGTTTTCTTTCTGGCTGAAAAGAATTTGATGTGAATTCATTTTCATCAGGATAGTTAGCCCGATCGATCTCGTGTTGAGATGCATCTTCTGTCTTTAACTCTGATGGATGAATGCCAAGCACCATTGATTGTGAATTATCTGTCTGCTTGGCTGTCGAATCAACGCTTTGACCATTACTGCTTTCGACTGTGAATGAAAATCCAAGCAGCCATTCGGCCAGGGCTATAACCAGAGCCATCGAATACACCAGGAGTAGGTGCAGAATCAAGAGCAGAGGTTGTAAGCCTAACCAAGCTGGACGAAGGAAGATTAGCAAGGGCTTGATAACCCTCGAGAAGCGTTGTATGGGCACTATCAAACCATTGACAACCACAATGGCCAACTCGATAGGGTGTGGAGAGGATGGCATTACTCGTCGTCCCATTCAGGAAAATCTAGTTCTTCCAATGCATCGCTAGACCTAGAGAAGGATCCATAGACGATCAACAACCATTTAACATCACTCTCCGAGCTCGACAATCGAGATTGGTACTCAAAAAGAGGTTGCTACTTAAAAAGATCTGCTTGCTTCATCGCCTGGACCGCTTCGACCTTCCCATAATGATCTGATCCGACTACAAAATTGAATCCACATATTTTTAACTATCTGGACAATTTAAAGGGATACTTCTGGCAAATCAATGATGGAATTAATGCCAGTTGAGGAGGATCGTCTTGCCTGTCGATTAATCACCAAGATAGATTCTTGATATGATTCACTATAAAACAAAAGAAGAATTGATGTTAAGTCATAAGTTAGTGCTTTGTAAAACGCATTAGGCCCCAGCAAAGTCTTCCCTGACTCCCACCTTCAATCCAATGACCAAGGCCTGCATCCATGCGACTCAAATAATCCGTACTAATTACACTCGCAAGTTCTTGATGACGTCGACGTAGTTCCTCTCGAACCCGCGTGTAATGCCTCACAAGCATTTCTGTGCGTTCTTGCCATACATCTCTAGTCATCCCTGAAGCCTCTGCCCAGGTTCGGTAACGATCAGGAGATGCCAAATCTGATAGGTGGATACGATCAAGAATCGGTTGAAGGGCGTTGGCTTCGATGCCGTCGCATGCCATTGGATCTGTTAAGACAAATACACCCCCCGGCTTAAGAAGCCTTGACACTTCATTCATTACCTGGAGACGATTGCCGGAATGAAGTATGGCGTCTTGACTCCAAACCACATCTGCTATGCCATCGGGCAATGGCACTTCTTCGAATGATGCATCATGTACTTCGATGAGCTTGGCTAATCCAGCAGCATTGTTGAGATCTCGATGGCGCATATTCTCAACGGCAGAGATATTGACAGCATGCACATTGACCTGCCATTGCTTGGCGATACGTCGTGCCGCTCCCCCATACCCAGAGCCAAGGTCAACGACGCAACCTTTAGCTGGAGGTTGAGTTGCAAGCTCCATAAGTGCTTGCACGGTTCTCTCGCTCGCGGAAGCGATGGCTTGGTCGGCAGTCTCGTATAGGCCGATATGGATATCTTCACCTCCCCAAATCTCGGCATAAAACCGATCTGCATCGCTGCTGTCGTAATAAGTAGCAGCAACAGTTGATGATGATGAATTC from Prochlorococcus marinus str. MIT 9313 includes these protein-coding regions:
- a CDS encoding methyltransferase domain-containing protein; translation: MNSSSSTVAATYYDSSDADRFYAEIWGGEDIHIGLYETADQAIASASERTVQALMELATQPPAKGCVVDLGSGYGGAARRIAKQWQVNVHAVNISAVENMRHRDLNNAAGLAKLIEVHDASFEEVPLPDGIADVVWSQDAILHSGNRLQVMNEVSRLLKPGGVFVLTDPMACDGIEANALQPILDRIHLSDLASPDRYRTWAEASGMTRDVWQERTEMLVRHYTRVREELRRRHQELASVISTDYLSRMDAGLGHWIEGGSQGRLCWGLMRFTKH